The following proteins come from a genomic window of Leucoraja erinacea ecotype New England chromosome 1, Leri_hhj_1, whole genome shotgun sequence:
- the LOC129703072 gene encoding G-protein coupled receptor 26-like, whose translation MDLAEVLLVLFIAVVLMVSLLSNLLVLICFVYSSDIRKQVPGIFIVNLSFCNLLITVVNMPATVLGVVKKQQPFGDCICQTVGFLETFLATNTMLSMAALSIDKWIAVVFPLSYVSKMRHKDAVLMMSYTWLHSLSFPAVAMFFTWFGFNNIYASCTLHLQEETARRQFTIFTVVFHSTSFMLSLVILCFTYLKVLKVARSHCKRIDIITMQTLVLLVDIHPSVKQRCIAEQKTRRQRATKKISIFIGSFIVCFGPYVITRLLELLSFVSMNYHWGVVSKCLAYCKAAADPFVYSLLRQQYKKALVNIVNRTFKRDLYPSSGHNSSLDTENDYCLQRS comes from the exons ATGGACTTGGCAGAAGTACTTCTGGTGCTGTTCATCGCGGTGGTGCTGATGGTGTCCTTGCTCTCCAACTTGTTGGTGTTAATATGCTTCGTCTACAGTTCCGACATCCGCAAGCAGGTGCCGGGCATATTTATAGTTAACTTGTCTTTCTGCAACCTGCTCATCACGGTTGTGAACATGCCAGCGACTGTGCTGGGAGTCGTCAAAAAGCAACAGCCATTTGGCGATTGCATCTGCCAAACCGTTGGATTTTTGGAAACCTTTCTCGCCACGAACACTATGCTGAGCATGGCAGCGTTAAGTATAGACAAGTGGATCGCCGTGGTGTTCCCCTTAAGTTATGTCAGCAAGATGAGACACAAGGACGCCGTGTTGATGATGAGCTACACTTGGCttcattctctctctttccccgccGTCGCAATGTTTTTCACCTGGTTCGGTTTCAATAACATTTACGCATCATGCACTTTGCACCTACAAGAAGAGACGGCGAGAAGACAGTTCACAATATTCACCGTCGTCTTTCACTCCACCAGCTTCATGCTCTCGCTTGTTATACTGTGCTTTACATAcctgaaggttttgaaggttgcCCGTTCTCATTGCAAACGAATAGACATTATCACCATGCAGACTTTGGTTTTACTGGTAGATATCCACCCCAG TGTGAAACAGCGTTGCATCGCAGAGCAAAAGACCAGAAGACAGCGTGCAACCAAGAAGATCAGCATTTTTATAGGATCGTTTATTGTCTGCTTTGGTCCTTATGTTATTACCAG gttGTTAGAGCTATTGTCCTTCGTGTCTATGAACTATCACTGGGGAGTTGTGAGTAAGTGCCTCGCCTACTGCAAAGCAGCTGCCGACCCCTTCGTCTACTCGCTGCTTCGCCAACAGTACAAGAAGGCTCTGGTCAACATTGTCAACCGGACATTCAAAAGAGATTTGTACCCGTCCTCCGGACACAACAGTTCTCTGGATACCGAGAACGACTACTGCCTGCAGAGAAGCTGA